The following DNA comes from Fundulus heteroclitus isolate FHET01 chromosome 1, MU-UCD_Fhet_4.1, whole genome shotgun sequence.
gcttcctggagaggaagcaaaacgtcttcaactatggaaaacaagtccagttgctttgtttttactttttttggaatacctTGAGGTTAGATCTTCCCAACTGGAAACGCCTCAAGAGCACCGGCTGAAGTCTGAATACTGACTGGGAGAGTTGGACATTGTCAGGCAGCACTATGTTTAatatccaacatggctgccgcACTTTTAAAATATAGTGAAAGTTGGTGGCATAAACTATTTATTAACCCTTCGTTTTGTAAATCATTGACCAGATAGCAACGTGCGACTTCTGTTCCTGAGTaactttcttttgtgtttgacTGTTATCttcttgttttgcttaaattagTGAAGACCAAAGCAATGAGCAAGTTCCAAAGTTATTTTCTGACATGAAAATGGAACAAGCTCAGCTCGGGTCTAACTTCATTCCATGAGCCGACATCCAAGCACTAAATCAGAATAAATGAAGACGCCATGAGAGCTACCGACTCCAGGTAAGATATTAACTCCTTATAACCGTCTAACAGAACTTCACTGCAAAACTCCTGAACTCCCCTTTTAAACTTGTGTAGTAGAGAAGCAGCTTCAGATCTAAAAATGGGGccagaaatagaaataaaaaggtatGCAAatcgttttctttcttttatacGTCTAAAGATAGAAATCTTCACGCAGCTTTTAAGATCTGAGaacctttttgcttttttttttccctccctccaCTTTAATAAGCGAGACTATgagataaaaatgtatttttttttaaagtgccacTTTATTACAAAAgtataaacttgacttgacatTTCATGAATAGTAATCTTGATATAAAACATTACAATCTTTTGCACTTTAGCACTTAAATTACACGCTTGTTCGAATACAAGACCCTGTAGTCTGAATAGCAAACACACAACATTAGCTGCCACATTTAAAACTTAGCAGGGCTTTTTCCAAGAACACAACAGAGCTTCATGGCTTcgagaaaacaacaaacagagagTAACACGCAAtatttttttgagttttttttttcttctttttacattgcagctgttttgcagttttgtgtCACAATAtaagtcattccaaaaaaaaaaaaaaaaaaaaaacacaactgaacaTAATAGAAAAAGATAGATTTTCTTGACACTGATgatatatttattattctttctctttttgtcaTGTACATACACGTTGCATCAACATACAGTATAATCACATTGTTTGTTTGGGGGATATTTGGTTGAGTGAAGTTGCTTTTATTGTTCAGGTTTTGGATGtaaaattaggttttttttatcctcagtGGGGGGGTTGATGCTCTTttgcttcatgtttttctttttcttttttcttttttttttcctgcgatATACTTTAACACTGATAACAGAGAGTGTGTTCATTGATGGGTTGGTGATGAGACATGATGTTTGCTAACACAAGCTTCTGATGATCCACAGATGTGACTGAGCAGACAGGGCATgttgagggggtggggggggggggggtaccgtCTCCACATCTATGACTCGAACAGTTCCTCCTGTGAGCCGCAGGCGCAGCAGAGCATTTAGACGCTTCCTTTCGGCTGCGCTGATCCCCACTAAGCCAAACACATCCTTCATCACAACGGTTTGAGCTCCACAGAGAAATAAAGCAACACGGtaagaacagaaagaaaagggaaacGACCAAactacaaatgaaaataaaaacattcatataGAGAAACCACATaacggtgttttttttttgttttgttttgttttttttgcttttatttaatttattttttttaggcatGCAACTTGTAGCAGGCAAAGTGCAGGAACAGGATCGACAAAGTAAAACACTTTCATATACAGACAGCAGTGGAGACAGTGTTCAGTCCGTGTCCAATGAAACTTCATGGAGGGAAGTATCCGattggctttttttatttttttttttaaggtgaaatGGTCTCAATTTGTTGAAGCTTTTAGGAGGAATGCAAAATGTGTGCAATTTTATATTATAACGCTCTTTATAATTAGTTTTTCTTCTTGGTCCCTGAGCTTTCAAGTGTTTTGattaatgtttcatttaaattcaCATCTGATCAAATATACAGGGAAGGCCTGTTCACCACAGACTAAGTGCTACTAAAATATTTCCCCAATTAGAGGTCCAGCTCGGACCGAATATAGGACTATTTTTACCCGCTCGACTTGAGGAAGAATTTAGGCTTCTAACTTTATTGTGCTTTGCACAGATGTATCAGTAAAACTGAAGTGCTACTGTTCACCTACAGATTGCTCTGCAATGGTCTTGTGCTCATTTATTATTCACTACCTTTGGATTCCTTTAAGGTTTGCAGACAGAACTTTGTATTCAGCCCAGGTCATAACAGATCAACATTACCACCCAAGGCCTCTGGAGCCTGTGAAAGGCCCGATGATATGACTCGAATGTAAACAGTATGTGTGGGTGAGCATGGCAGGGAcccagcagtcactcctggtgGTGTAAGCTCAGAAAGGTGATGGGGGGGTCACAGTGCAGCCGCTGCCTCAGAGCCCTGTAACGTACATCTCCATGCCGTCGTTGAAGGTGAAGATGGTGGTGGTGCTGGAGGTGGCGGAGCCCTGCTTCAGGTCGCCGATGCTCTCGTACAGGTTCTCCCCCGGCAGCAGCAGGGCTTTGGCGGGCAGGTGTTGTAACTTGGGGGTCTGCTGCGTGGGCGGCGGTGGAGgagggtgctgctgctgcaggggcTGCTGGGCTTTCTTCCTCCTCGGCCGCAGCGTGGCACATGTGTTCGGAGGCCTCTCCCGTTTCCAGGCGCCTCCACCCTCCATGTTATCGTACGCCGCGTCGCACTCCTCCGTGCCGATGGACTCGTAGCAGTGGTCGTCCAGGGATCCCCCGACGGCTTTGCCCTCTTGAGGGGCCCACGTCTGGGGTTTGACCACCACGCTGAATCCACCGTCTCGATCCCGGTCCCAGTCCCCTCGACCTAAGGTCCTGAAGCCGAGGTTGGCTGGGGGAGATCCCGGCATCGTTCTCTTCTTCTTTCCAGGTTTGCACACTTTTGAGTACATCTCAGCCACCTGgaatcagaaaaaaagcatgtttagATTTCTATTCATAGACTTTGAAAAAGGTCTTGAAGGATTCTGTCCTTTAGAGGTTCAAATAGCTGCTTGTTAGCTTTAGCCCAAACTTAAACGGTTCATGCTGTTATGGAAGACAACCTGACTCAACTACTAACaaaattttctcaaataaaCATTATCCGTTTTGTTTTACTTAGCATATAtacaagtgtaaaaaaaattatagtgcTTTGGAAAAGTATTGGTTTGTATTTGGCTCTCTGCAAAATAGCTTAAGCTCCTTCAAATTGGATAGAGAGGATTCAAAAAGGGGAATTTTCAGGTCAAGATAATGACTGAGTTGGATTTGGATCTGGACTTTGCACCGTCCTAACGCATGAATATTATTTGATCTCAGGCTTCTAAATAACCACATCAACGCAGCGCGACaaggaggcaatcagcctgcaGTTCTGCCGGGGAGTTCAGGaggcccaggttgctttgatagcagcCATAAGACCATCTTCATTAGTGGGTCTAgtgtctcatcttcctctcgACAATACTTCTTAGGTTCTCTATGCGGTTCAGGTCAGGCCAGCTAGCTGACCAGTCATGCTGTAACCTGATGGTCATTGAACCCGGTTCTGGTGCGTTTGGCAGTGTgagcaggtgccaagtcctgttggaaaatgaaagCGTCTCCATAAAGCTCCTCAGAtgaaggaagcatgaagtgctttaAAGAGTTTAAGGTACGCAGATGGGTTTGATCACTGCGGACGACAGAAACCAGCACAGATGACACAGATCATCGCTGACTGTGGAAACGTCAAACTCCAAGCACTGGACTCTGGTCATCCTCCAACCTCcttcagactctgggaccttgatttccaaatgaaattcaAACTTTACCAAACTTTACaatctgaaaacaggactttggatTATTGAGCAGCAGTCCAGTTCTTTGTCTCCTCGGCCCAGGAAAGACGCTGCTGACATTGTCTCTGGTTCAGTAGTGGCTTGGCTTCATGAATGCGACATTTGTTGCCCAATTGTAGGATCTATCTGTGACTCCAGCCTTAGTCCCGTCTTTGTGAAGCTCGCTCAAATTCTTGAATAGATTTTGATTGATAGTCCTCTCAAGGGTGCGGTTATTTCTGCTGGTGGTGAACTGTGTCTTGCTGCACATTTTCCTTACTCTCAATTTTCTATGAATATGCTGGACCCTGTGAAGAATCGGCTTGTTTGGCTCTGACCTttgtatttaactttatttaactttttcacaatattctgcCTCTCTGAGACATTGAGTGTAGTGTTTTTATCGtgtgtaagccataatcattaaACCTGCAAGAAAAAGAGACTTGACATTTTTCACTCTATAATTAATCTCAataatatgagtttcacttcaTGAAATGTACGACATATTGAAAGTTTCCCCTATATTAAATATTCTTTAGATGTACATGTATGTCTACACATGTACAGTGCCTGTCGACAGATTAGATTTCTTCTTCTATAACTTCCATCACCGGTTCATGATAGTGGCTGAAATGGGCTCAAAGATCACCAGCAAACAGCTTGGGGAGAAGGTGACTGCTGGTGGAGCAATTATTaggaaattaaaaaacataaatatcaaATCCCCATCCATCATCTTTGGTCTGGTGCTCCGTGCGAGATCTGCCCTTGTTGGGTGAGCACAATTATGAGAAAGGCGGGGGTCTTAGGGTTAGGACTAGTAACACCATGAAGTCGCCAATCCAGTGTCAAGACCTCAGTCCCACACAAAATCTCTGGAAGTAGCTGAAGCTTTGAGTTGCTTAGTAGGAACCAGGAGACCTGAAGGTTTGGTTTGGCTTTCTGAAAAGATTGGTTGGTTCAAATCCCTCCAGAGACGTTTCCAAACCTGGAGACCAACTACAAGAAGCAACTTCCTGTTAATGGTTTGTCTACATAAGTACTAAATCATGTTTTGATGGGGGAATCAAACATTAATTATACTGAATaacattaatatatttttttttactttagtgtAATGCATTTTCGCTGGATTGTATTTGATATTCTGTTTTGTTCACAATAAATATGACTACtactgttcttttatttattttttgtaaataagtgAACTTTCAAAATCAACAGAGAATGAAATACTTATTATTCAACCTTATATCCTTAGGCTGATTTTCATTCagtaaatgacaaataattatctttctatattttattaacACGAGCGGGCAacattttgtaataaaagtGCACTACGCCGAGGTAGTGGACAGAAGATAAGTGGTAGGCAAAAGTTAACGTTTCTGGTGCAGAGACTGGGAggattaaaggtatatagccatgttatatgTCTATAAAAGAAacaccaaaaaccatttgatcatgataaaataaagttatatacaccaagccccCATCTTGATAGTGTATATAGTTTAAATTATCTGATAAGGCCTATGGCTTGTTCACAGTCACTgtgcaaactaaaaaaaaataattaaggaGACCGGTACTTCAAGTAGATGGCAGTTTTTGATTTAGGTCATGTAGGCAGTTGACCAGGGTGGCATTAGAAAGGGGGCGCACTTACAccagataataaaataatattatctgtCATTTCGGCCCTGAACCAGAAGGAGTGCCCTTCTTGTAAGAATTACCACTGTTTCTGCTCTTCTTTCATCATCTGACGAATCTAAAAACCTGCACCAAAATGTACAAGGATGATTTCCTCAAATAAGCATCCccacactgtaaaaaaataaataagcaatgGCCACAGAGTACAGGATATTAACAGGAACAGTGCACACGGCTGCTCGCTGGATCATTTCACAGCCAAATCAGAACAGCCTGAAAGAAGGCCTGGGGATGTTTTTGCCTAATAAAATGCTGCCTGCTGGACGTTTTAAGCTGATTGTTACGGAGGTCACAAAGTGATGTATTTCGTGTACATCAAACACTGAAGCAGTTTTTCTGCACAAGAGTGCATCCATCTGTTGAGCAATAAAGTGAAAAAGACCTTCAGGGAGCTGAATGAAAGCAAAATACTCTGGCAGCAACACCTTCACAAATGTGACCTTCATTAGAAGTAATCCCAAGCaaaggaaaagaagagaaaccCTCACTTCAAAATGTAACACCAGTAGCTAACAGACTAAGCTTTAAACGAGCAAAGGCAGAAAAGGGTGGATTGCAGCGATcagtttttagctttatttaaaaaacttcATGGAATGTTTTTACCCTATCAGTTCCCTAATCTTTAAACAAACACCTTAAAACAACCATGATTTATTTCAGCACCTAAGGGCTGAAGTtagaataaaacagttttagtaCAATTAGTAAGACTTAGGCCTAGTCCACACATAGCCTGACatcttacatttttatgtggttaagcctttcatccacacataAACAGCATTTTACATCCCTAAAAACGAATGATTCTGAAAACTCCGGCCAAAGTGGCATTTTCTAAAAACTGACAAGACTGAGTTTTAGGGTCCGGCGCGTCACGGCGCAGACGTCACATACGTGCAGCCATTGTTACAGACTTGGCCATACAGTGTAGTaaaaaacagaagtattttaaagtctattttctgagatacagggagccggtgtaaggactttagaactggggtgatgttctctactttcttagtcttagtgaggacgcaggcagcagcgttctggatcagctgcagctgtctgatccactttttaggcaaacctgtgaaaacacagtagcagtaatcagttctactaaacagtccatcactacacccagatttcaggcctgattggtggtttccAGCTGAAGCAGCTAAAGCTGTGTGCTCACATAGGTTTTAGCTTAGTGGTACACTGCCCATATGCGTCTGCCATGTTTAAAGGCCTTATACTGTGTTTGTTATGTACAATCTTCAAGCCTTACATTTTTATCTTGTAtttaaagaaactttaaaagccataaaaactgttttttttatttgtttctttttatttggaaGGAAGTAAGTCAGCGATTTTAGCTGTGATTGTTTAGCTTTCTGTAGATAACTCACTGATGTGTCCTTTTGTTTTGGGCAACCTCGAAACTGATCtggttctaattttttttttaacgaacACTAAAAATAATAGGGGCTGCTACTCATTCATTATAAGAGATTTTCAAAGCTTTATTCAAATGAAAACAGTTTAAACTCTGTTGAAGAGTTCGTCCAGCACCAAGTAACACGTAATTGTGAAAATGGAAGGAAACCGACACTTttgatatataaaatatttttaaaaacaatgtgagGGAGatattagtttttaaaaatacctgGCTGTGTGTGTCCAAGGCCCTATACTgtgtttgttattgttattattagtattattatttttttcatttaaagaaactttaaaatctacaaacagatttaaaaaaactgttttttaaatctgtttctttttatgtgtaAGGAAGCAAGTCAGCGACTTACTAAATATCTCTGTAGGccgaggaaaactctcctttaacaagacaaaacctccagcagaaccagaaccaggctctgtgTGAACCACTGTCTGTCACGACCGActaggaagctggtcagagttgatcaGAAGTttaatggagctaaatacaggacaaaacAACAGGGGGAAACAGTCGGAGCTGTCGGAGCTGCAAAGGACTTGAAACTGAGGTCGAGATGAACCTTTCAGCTGGATAATGACCCTAAACAGACAACAACAAAGGGAagggtttaaatcaaagcagatTAAAgtgttggaatggcccagtccACACCTAAATCTAACGGAGAACATGTAACAAGACTTTAAAATAGATGTTAAAGAAATACTCTTGATCCAATTAGCCTGCAAAGCTTGAAGACATACATTAAAACCTTATAAATCATTGACTCAGGGGAGCTGAATATGAAATGCACATTCAGCAATCTCTCAAATCTTCAAATAACCGCTTTCTTTATACTGAGAGTAAATTACTcagtttactaattaggtgacttgtGAAGGCAGATGTTTGCGCTGGGTTTTGATTTTGGGGTATAAGAGTAAAAGGGgcatgaatagaaaaaaaacttgtctgatttttatctgtagaaataatatataatacTGTATAGacttccttccatttcacaattattcATCACTTTGACTTGGCCATTTGTGTGTGgggttaaaatctgaaaaaggtcAAAGGGGGATGAATACTTTTCTAATGTGGATGAAAGCAAATAACCTGTGATTTATATTCTTTATATGGCGAACATTGGAAGCAGAGCATGACAAACAGCTTGAACCGCATCGTGAGGCGTCGCCACTCACCACTGCAGCAGACGGTTGTATATTCTCCACTGTATGCGCTCCCAGCGGACCCAGAGCTTTATTCTGGAGCATCAGCATGTCATCATCCTCCGGAGGCTTCCAGATGTACTGCTCTCCATTGCCCATAAACATCACTTCCTGTCAACACAGCGACAAACCATACTTTAGGACGGAGTTGGTCCCATGTTCAGGCGTGCTGCTGCAGAGATAGGAAGACCTCTATGACTgtgaaaaactgcattttgaaaCGGGCCCATGGATGACAAATTAACCTGCCTCTTAAGAATAGGCAAAGTGTTGGAGTCGTGCTGAATGGATTTCATACAGCTTTGAAGAGATTTTCCCTGAAAGGTGGAGCCTGTGAGGAAGTAGGTGCTTTTATTGTAGATGACTCAGTTTCAGCGAGTTGCATCATCCACAAGAAAATCCGTGGCGAACAGACCTGGGAGCAAACTGCGTACACTTGTAAGCCTGTGAACTGTGCGTGTAAATGAACTCGGGTCACAGCAGATCGCACAACCTGTCTGACCTCAAACGGGGGCAGCAAACGGTGTCCCACTGTCACCTGGAGGGGAGCAAAGATCCCTGCATGTACAGTAAAAACCAGCCTGCCgacctgcagctctgctgcGGCGAACATATGGAGGAGGTGACACTGCTGAGCCCAGAAACCCCCCCGCCATCATCAGGAACCCTAGGACAAACAAACGGGTTCGCTGCCTGGACTTCAAAGAGATTTTAGAGAAGTGCAAGCgtttcagaacagctgaggGCAGGGGGAAACTGCATCACTGGCACAATTACAGCCGTGCAGATCCTCCGCAGCATCAAGAGGAAATCTCACAGTAACTCCAGAACCTGTTCGATGCACCTCAAACGACAGAAACTGCAGCGGACAAAAACACTGGCATAGAAAAATATGCCACAAGGACATTTTTTCAGACGTACCAAAGCAGAAGCATGTAACTCCTCATACCTGCCAGTCTCAGACAAAGAATCATCTCAGTCTTACTTTACTTTGTGCATTCCGGTTAAAATGATTTTGACCataaaacattataaatgatTTAAGTCAAACATATACTGTGCAGTTCAACCCCtccaaaacagcaaacaaatctTTTAGGGGGGGGAAATGCATCAGATTAAACAAAGCAGCGCTATCACCTGGTTGCATAAAAGTGCGCATCCTTAATTGATTACTGTGAAGTACCTTTTGGTTCAGTTTCGGTATCCAGTCTTTTTCAGTTCACACCTGCGAACAATTAAAGTCAATTAACCTGAATTAATGTTGAAACATTCGCGGTAGGATATTCATGAGTTTCGCTCATCCGCATCATTCAGCTATAGCCATGGATAGAAAGAAACTGATCTTCTCATCAACCATTGTCTGTGTCTGACACGTTACAACAAGCTTCCATATTCTCCACGTTTCTTGACTAAGATTCAGGGTTTCAAGAAGACATCCTTTTCTTTCAAACAAAACTTCCATGGCTGACTAAAACCCCTCTTAAACTTTGTGGTACAGCGTGTAATGGTCCGATGAAACCAATCACCTCCAACTGAGATGTTTTTGAAGGTGGCTGAAATTATGAACACTTCCAAATTATACTGAAGTTTTACCCAAAACCTTGAGGTGTTTGCAGGAAAACCGAAGACGCCAAAACCTTAACCACACTTTTGAACTAATTTCCTTACGTGAATGCGTTCTTTTTGTTTGCGGTACACATTAAGGAAGATAGGAGCCTCAAAACTAGCTTGGAAGCTCAAAGATATCTGCAATATCTGCATTCTGATTCCCATCATCCACTGGAACACAAACTCTCTGAATTATCGGGCGGACAGCATTCCCTCggccacagaggagaaacaacaAGAACACAAGCATGTCAGGAAATCACTGCAAGCTTGTGGTTACCCGAAATGGGCCACATGGGTCAAATCAGCCAACAAAGCTGAAACAACACAGCGTCAAACAcagaggaaaaaacagagagacgcaaaaacattgtcattcttcttctgagaaactcaggagaatTTTCTCCAAACTCAACATGCCAGTAACTTTCAAACCTGACaacactctcagacaaaaaccGGTTTAAtaccaaagacagaacacccaaaccacgGCTGAGCGGCGTTGTGTCCGCGGTCCAATGCAtcggagaaactaaacaacagctacataaacgcaCGGAGCAGCACAGGAGGTACAGCAGCTCAGGGCAAGACTCAGCAGTCCACCTGAACAAAGGACAGACTTTGgacgacaatgatgtccagattatGGACAgtgagaacagatggtttgaaagagaggtgaaagaagccatcttggttaaaagagaaaagccataaCTCAACAGAGAGGGAGGTTGAGCTTCCAGCTCTGCAATGTTTACAGCTCAGTCCTCGAACACATTTCacagagattacatcagcatctcatcatgattcaggtgaccacgtgctccactcacaccaagcaatagcttctaacaacCCACGACAGTGACGGCTGGGTCACTGATTtacatctgactgagaatgtgCCTAAGGAGGAttggcctccatgtccttaaaaacagcagcgctccaactgcaggttgctcaaacGCCCAGAATTAACAGAGATTCCtggatacactgcaaaaacggaactaaaaataagtaacattttcttaaaatttgtgtttttaatattaatatttaatatttgagCAGGCatataagatgatctgccaatagaataagatttttgcacttaaaataggaacaatttatctccatcatcttatttcaagtgcagtatatctaattatcttagtttaggggtcaaaatactcattgcattggcagataatcttatttacttgctcaaatctaggacaaaaaaaataattttaagaacattttacttatttttacatccgtttttgcagtgtaggtgttaaaacgttttcagaaaaactaagCACAACTCCAGTTACCTCTGTTTGGAGAGCCCTGCTCTAGAGAAGATCTTAGTCCTTGCTCTAGTCAGATCTCatattactgtttttattttactgtgctGATCTGACCAACTCATCTGCAGAACAAAAATCACGAGAAATGCAGAGAGATGCCCATTAAGATAGCTAGCCTTTGCAAAGAAATGTAGCAAAagatttcagctgttttttttttactttataaatgTCACTTATCCTAACATCCAAGTAAGGACCAAAAGGATTAAAAGACATTCAAGTGTACCAACCTTTGGGAATGATGGGACGTTGAAGGCCTCAATGTTTCTACGAGGCAACTTTGTGCTGTGGGGGTGTGGTGGTGGAGGGGCGGGATGCGACGGCGGGCCGTGGCGTAAAGGCGGGGCTGGCGGCTCTGCCATGTCCGTCCCACTGTCCCTCTTCTGAGGCGCCTTTTCAGCCTTCCGCAGTTTCCTGACGCAGGCGTACTCCGCCGTCTCTGGAGGGTGCGGGGCAGACATGACCGCGGCCTCGGGTTCGGGTAGCGCTCCATCCACCTCGCCGTCCGGATCCGGGGGCGCCGGGGTGTTGGCGGGAACGGCCGGAGGGGCCGGAGTGTCCGTCTGCCCGGCCCTGCCTACCATGGCGTAGAGGGCATCGTCAGTACGTGTAGTGGAGGAACGCTGGCCCACTTCTGAATAAGTGTGCTCGCTGTCCTCTCCAGTCCCAGAGGGGATCTGGGGAAGCTGCCTGCCTTGAGAACGAAG
Coding sequences within:
- the si:dkey-70p6.1 gene encoding uncharacterized protein si:dkey-70p6.1 isoform X1, yielding MASMQDGLNFTAPPYGKVLLLGAIAAASAFVVTILIVVLCVGCQRKGKTHNVSGEGGKHRLMDMGILKQSKLRSISKSDTEMNKMNCNGKSRQLPQIPSGTGEDSEHTYSEVGQRSSTTRTDDALYAMVGRAGQTDTPAPPAVPANTPAPPDPDGEVDGALPEPEAAVMSAPHPPETAEYACVRKLRKAEKAPQKRDSGTDMAEPPAPPLRHGPPSHPAPPPPHPHSTKLPRRNIEAFNVPSFPKEVMFMGNGEQYIWKPPEDDDMLMLQNKALGPLGAHTVENIQPSAAVVAEMYSKVCKPGKKKRTMPGSPPANLGFRTLGRGDWDRDRDGGFSVVVKPQTWAPQEGKAVGGSLDDHCYESIGTEECDAAYDNMEGGGAWKRERPPNTCATLRPRRKKAQQPLQQQHPPPPPPTQQTPKLQHLPAKALLLPGENLYESIGDLKQGSATSSTTTIFTFNDGMEMYVTGL
- the si:dkey-70p6.1 gene encoding uncharacterized protein si:dkey-70p6.1 isoform X2, whose translation is MASMQDGLNFTAPPYGKVLLLGAIAAASAFVVTILIVVLCVGCQRKGKTHNVSGEGGKHRLMDMGILKQSKLRSISKSDTEMNKMNCNGKSRAGQTDTPAPPAVPANTPAPPDPDGEVDGALPEPEAAVMSAPHPPETAEYACVRKLRKAEKAPQKRDSGTDMAEPPAPPLRHGPPSHPAPPPPHPHSTKLPRRNIEAFNVPSFPKEVMFMGNGEQYIWKPPEDDDMLMLQNKALGPLGAHTVENIQPSAAVVAEMYSKVCKPGKKKRTMPGSPPANLGFRTLGRGDWDRDRDGGFSVVVKPQTWAPQEGKAVGGSLDDHCYESIGTEECDAAYDNMEGGGAWKRERPPNTCATLRPRRKKAQQPLQQQHPPPPPPTQQTPKLQHLPAKALLLPGENLYESIGDLKQGSATSSTTTIFTFNDGMEMYVTGL
- the si:dkey-70p6.1 gene encoding uncharacterized protein si:dkey-70p6.1 isoform X3; this encodes MASMQDGLNFTAPPYGKVLLLGAIAAASAFVVTILIVVLCVGCQRKGKTHNVSGEGGKHRLMDMGILKQSKLRSIKASNKKRPASMDLLLLPSRWSNSDLRSQGRQLPQIPSGTGEDSEHTYSEVGQRSSTTRTDDALYAMVGRAGQTDTPAPPAVPANTPAPPDPDGEVDGALPEPEAAVMSAPHPPETAEYACVRKLRKAEKAPQKRDSGTDMAEPPAPPLRHGPPSHPAPPPPHPHSTKLPRRNIEAFNVPSFPKEVMFMGNGEQYIWKPPEDDDMLMLQNKALGPLGAHTVENIQPSAAVVAEMYSKVCKPGKKKRTMPGSPPANLGFRTLGRGDWDRDRDGGFSVVVKPQTWAPQEGKAVGGSLDDHCYESIGTEECDAAYDNMEGGGAWKRERPPNTCATLRPRRKKAQQPLQQQHPPPPPPTQQTPKLQHLPAKALLLPGENLYESIGDLKQGSATSSTTTIFTFNDGMEMYVTGL